In Prunus dulcis chromosome 1, ALMONDv2, whole genome shotgun sequence, the following are encoded in one genomic region:
- the LOC117616065 gene encoding uncharacterized protein LOC117616065 — translation MSRKVEAIFSLLLMAACAATGLAHVPPPPALPLLPPIPGLLPPGIPGLPLPGNPDDIAKCWSSLQNVPGCAWKIYTSISTGKFVVGRACCKAFQAIDQNCLLKMFPFFPSFPPLIKSNCANVAAPKAGGLKQ, via the coding sequence ATGTCTAGAAAAGTTGAAGCAATATTTTCACTACTGCTAATGGCAGCATGTGCTGCAACCGGCCTGGCGCATGTGCCACCCCCACCAGCATTGCCTCTCCTTCCACCGATCCCAGGCCTATTGCCACCAGGGATCCCAGGGTTGCCACTACCAGGGAACCCGGATGACATAGCAAAGTGTTGGTCTTCACTTCAGAACGTTCCAGGGTGTGCATGGAAAATTTATACCTCAATCTCTACTGGTAAATTTGTAGTAGGCCGTGCTTGTTGCAAGGCCTTCCAAGCAATTGACCAGAATTGCTTGCTGAAAATGTTCCCATTCTTTCCTTCATTTCCTCCATTGATCAAGAGCAACTGTGCAAATGTTGCTGCTCCTAAAGCAGGTGGGTTAAAGCAGTAG